A stretch of Flexivirga aerilata DNA encodes these proteins:
- a CDS encoding NUDIX domain-containing protein, with translation MTRRAVVGAAIVDDLRRPTRLLAAQRAEPSSLAGGWELPGGKVEPGEGPIDALHREVQEELDVRVRLGDQVPGPLTAAGAAWPLGASYAMQVWWAEIIDGTPEFGPEHQAIRWLTPDELYDVAWLTDDLPIVQRLEAAFRCTG, from the coding sequence GTGACCAGACGTGCCGTGGTCGGCGCAGCGATCGTCGACGACCTCCGCCGGCCGACCCGGCTGCTCGCCGCGCAGCGCGCCGAGCCATCGTCGCTCGCCGGTGGGTGGGAGCTGCCCGGTGGCAAGGTCGAACCCGGCGAAGGGCCGATCGACGCGCTGCACCGGGAGGTGCAGGAGGAGCTCGACGTGCGGGTGCGGCTCGGCGACCAGGTGCCCGGTCCACTCACCGCGGCCGGTGCCGCGTGGCCGCTCGGAGCGTCATACGCGATGCAGGTGTGGTGGGCCGAAATCATCGACGGCACACCGGAGTTCGGCCCCGAGCATCAGGCGATCCGCTGGCTCACGCCCGATGAGCTGTATGACGTGGCGTGGCTCACCGACGACCTGCCGATCGTGCAACGGCTGGAGGCCGCGTTCCGGTGCACGGGATGA
- a CDS encoding response regulator codes for MRAVIGEDHALLRDGLERILRAHQIEVVASVDNAPSLTRALREERPDVAVVDVRMPPTLTDEGLRVAIEARRERPGLPVVVLSQYVEQLYARELLEDGDGGVGYLLKDRVSDVGAFVSAVRQVAGGGTVLDPDVVRNLLARRTEGSPVDRLTEREREVLGLMAEGRSNAAIAAALFVTEKAISKHTNAIFTKLDLPVSADDNRRVLAVLAYLSA; via the coding sequence GTGCGTGCGGTGATCGGCGAGGATCACGCGCTGTTGCGCGACGGGCTGGAGCGCATCCTGCGCGCCCACCAGATCGAGGTGGTCGCCTCGGTGGACAACGCGCCGTCGCTGACTCGCGCTCTGCGTGAGGAGCGGCCCGACGTGGCGGTCGTCGACGTGCGCATGCCCCCGACGCTGACCGACGAGGGCCTGCGCGTGGCGATCGAGGCGCGTCGCGAGCGGCCCGGACTGCCGGTCGTCGTCCTCTCGCAATATGTCGAACAGCTTTATGCCCGAGAGCTGCTCGAGGACGGCGACGGCGGCGTCGGTTACCTGCTGAAGGACCGCGTCTCCGACGTCGGCGCCTTCGTCAGCGCGGTGCGCCAGGTCGCCGGGGGAGGCACCGTGCTCGACCCGGATGTCGTGCGCAACCTGCTGGCCCGCCGCACCGAGGGCAGCCCGGTCGACCGGCTCACCGAGCGCGAGCGCGAGGTCCTCGGGCTCATGGCGGAGGGGCGCTCGAACGCCGCGATCGCGGCTGCCCTCTTCGTCACCGAGAAGGCGATCAGCAAGCACACCAACGCGATCTTCACCAAGCTCGACCTGCCGGTCTCCGCCGACGACAACCGCCGCGTGCTGGCGGTGCTCGCCTACCTCAGCGCCTGA
- a CDS encoding histidine kinase: protein MNHIAGRPLIVLAHWVSILLSVPTLLFCALTVVGIVAAPIGIGIVLLLATVPALQLVASGQRALARVVLREPVVQEYADAKGLRPVARVRRWATDPTRWRDLLWGLYSVSIGHFLSMLSLSLLIYPLWSIVWFFLWLGMPDVFGTPFGVLHIHTTGQALLFTAVNVVVSSVLWWYAAKPLARWRFGVDSYLLGPSRQVRLQRRVDEVTISRARGADAAAAELRRIERDLHDGAQARLVALGMNLGLAAELVDGDPEGARQLLLEARDNAGDALQDIRSVVRGIHPPVLADRGVVDAIRALAVDLPVDFELQLEAPPLPAPTESAVYFSVAECLANIGKHSRASAAWVTMHPRNGLLHIEIGDNGVGGAAPEGSGLRGVASRLAVFDGTMSVSSPVGGPTIVNLEVPCVR from the coding sequence GTGAACCACATCGCCGGCCGCCCCCTGATCGTGCTCGCGCACTGGGTGTCGATCCTGCTCTCGGTGCCGACGCTCCTCTTCTGCGCGCTGACGGTCGTCGGCATCGTCGCCGCCCCGATCGGCATCGGGATCGTGCTGTTGCTCGCGACCGTCCCTGCCCTCCAACTCGTCGCGAGCGGCCAACGTGCACTCGCGCGTGTGGTGCTGCGGGAGCCGGTCGTGCAGGAATACGCCGACGCCAAGGGGCTGCGCCCGGTCGCGCGGGTGCGGCGCTGGGCGACCGACCCGACCCGGTGGCGCGACCTGCTCTGGGGGCTCTACTCGGTGAGCATCGGACACTTCCTGTCGATGCTCAGCCTCAGCCTGCTGATCTACCCGCTCTGGTCGATCGTGTGGTTCTTCCTCTGGCTCGGCATGCCGGACGTCTTCGGCACGCCGTTCGGGGTGCTCCACATCCACACCACCGGCCAGGCGCTGCTCTTCACCGCGGTCAACGTCGTGGTCAGCTCCGTTCTCTGGTGGTATGCCGCAAAACCCCTGGCACGCTGGCGATTCGGCGTCGACAGCTACCTGCTCGGCCCCTCCCGCCAGGTCCGCCTGCAACGCCGGGTGGACGAAGTGACGATCTCGCGCGCCCGGGGTGCGGACGCCGCCGCGGCGGAGCTGCGCCGCATCGAGCGTGACCTGCACGACGGCGCGCAGGCCCGGCTGGTCGCGCTCGGCATGAACCTCGGCCTCGCCGCGGAGCTCGTCGACGGCGACCCCGAGGGCGCCCGGCAGCTCCTGCTCGAGGCCCGCGACAACGCGGGGGACGCGCTGCAGGACATCCGCTCGGTGGTGCGAGGCATCCACCCGCCGGTGCTCGCCGACCGAGGGGTGGTCGACGCCATCCGGGCCCTCGCCGTCGATCTGCCGGTCGACTTCGAGCTGCAGCTGGAGGCGCCCCCGCTGCCGGCGCCGACGGAGTCGGCGGTCTATTTCAGCGTCGCCGAGTGCCTGGCCAACATCGGCAAGCACTCCCGCGCGAGCGCCGCCTGGGTCACCATGCACCCGCGAAACGGGTTGCTGCACATCGAGATCGGCGACAACGGTGTGGGCGGTGCTGCGCCGGAGGGCAGCGGGCTGCGGGGCGTCGCCTCGCGCCTGGCGGTCTTCGACGGCACGATGTCGGTGTCGAGTCCGGTCGGCGGCCCGACCATCGTCAACCTGGAGGTGCCGTGCGTGCGGTGA
- a CDS encoding MMPL family transporter, with product MRHPWRSLGVWMLLVVAAVALGAGISMKTTTDADYRTGQSGTAARWIDEAGLRAPDSEYVVVTDAAGGPVTGAARSAADALGARLARDPHVRAVAPPVVAPDRTSVLVAATMKQVADDATPDISGLEKAVTQAQERAPGLRFVQTGDTSLNTAINDRVAGDLGAAETISLPITLALMLLVFAALIAAGIPVLLAITSVFATMGLMGPISLIVPMEPTVTSMILLIGMAVGVDYSLFYLKRERQERQRGRGTIDAVEIAAATSGHSIVVSGFAVAVSMVGLYVVGDATFNSLATGALLVVVIAVFGSLTVLPALLSLLGHTVDRPRIPLLWRVSARMQPGAISRRLLGPAMRRPVVALVAGVVVLVGLAAPAVGMKLQTSSLESLPQDLPAVQAMQQISRSYPGDGPTAEVVLRGDDAAALRQRAKVVEGKAVSTGHWKRVADATRQSADGRTLVLTLGSTAAEGSFAAGDAVQQLRSDVLPRAIPDREWAVGGGVASSYDQMEQQSAGLPRVLVFVLGLTLVMMAVTFRSVLIALLTTALNLLSLGAAFGVITLVFQHDWAQSLLHFNSTGGIISWIPIFLFVVLMGLSMDYHVFVLSRVREHVRAGIPPRLAVRQGVQETAGVVTSAAVVMISVFALFATLSMIEMKEMGVGLSVAIALDATVVRLIVLPSALALLGRTAWWPARSTPTAEQHQVTPAPPPLTPTR from the coding sequence GTGCGGCACCCCTGGCGGTCGCTCGGGGTGTGGATGCTGCTCGTCGTGGCAGCCGTCGCCCTGGGCGCCGGCATCTCGATGAAAACGACCACCGACGCCGACTACCGCACCGGGCAGTCGGGCACCGCCGCCCGCTGGATCGACGAAGCCGGGCTGCGCGCGCCGGACAGCGAATACGTCGTCGTCACCGACGCCGCCGGCGGCCCGGTGACCGGCGCGGCCCGCTCGGCCGCCGACGCCCTGGGCGCGCGGCTCGCCCGCGACCCCCACGTGCGCGCGGTGGCGCCGCCGGTCGTCGCACCGGACCGCACGTCGGTCCTCGTCGCGGCAACCATGAAGCAGGTCGCCGACGACGCCACACCGGACATCTCGGGTCTCGAGAAGGCCGTCACGCAGGCACAGGAACGCGCGCCGGGCCTGCGCTTCGTGCAGACCGGCGACACCTCGCTCAACACGGCGATCAACGACCGGGTCGCCGGCGACCTCGGTGCGGCCGAGACGATCAGCCTGCCGATCACGCTGGCGCTGATGCTGCTGGTCTTCGCCGCCCTCATCGCGGCCGGCATCCCGGTGCTCCTCGCGATCACCAGCGTCTTCGCCACGATGGGGCTGATGGGGCCGATCTCGCTGATCGTGCCGATGGAGCCCACGGTCACCAGCATGATCCTGCTGATCGGCATGGCGGTCGGCGTCGACTACTCGCTGTTCTACCTCAAGCGGGAGCGCCAGGAGCGCCAGCGCGGGCGCGGCACCATCGACGCCGTCGAGATCGCGGCGGCCACCTCGGGTCACTCGATCGTGGTCTCCGGCTTCGCGGTCGCGGTGAGCATGGTCGGCCTGTATGTCGTCGGCGACGCCACCTTCAACTCACTCGCCACCGGCGCGCTCCTCGTGGTCGTGATCGCGGTCTTCGGGTCGCTCACGGTGTTGCCGGCACTCCTCTCGCTGCTCGGTCACACGGTCGATCGACCGCGAATCCCTTTGCTGTGGCGCGTTTCGGCCCGCATGCAGCCGGGCGCGATCAGCCGGAGGCTGCTCGGTCCGGCGATGCGCCGGCCGGTCGTCGCGCTGGTGGCCGGCGTTGTCGTGCTGGTGGGTCTCGCCGCCCCGGCGGTGGGCATGAAGCTGCAGACGAGCAGCCTCGAATCGCTGCCGCAGGACCTGCCCGCGGTCCAGGCGATGCAGCAGATCAGCAGGAGCTACCCGGGCGACGGGCCCACCGCAGAGGTCGTGCTGCGCGGCGACGACGCGGCCGCCTTGCGCCAGAGGGCCAAAGTCGTTGAGGGCAAGGCGGTTTCGACCGGTCACTGGAAGCGGGTCGCGGACGCGACACGGCAGTCCGCGGACGGCCGGACCCTCGTGCTCACCCTCGGCAGCACGGCGGCCGAGGGCTCCTTCGCCGCGGGTGACGCCGTGCAGCAGTTGCGGTCCGACGTGCTGCCCCGCGCCATACCTGACCGGGAGTGGGCGGTCGGCGGCGGCGTGGCGAGCAGCTACGACCAGATGGAGCAGCAGTCCGCGGGCCTGCCGAGAGTGCTGGTCTTCGTGCTCGGGCTGACGCTGGTGATGATGGCGGTGACCTTCCGCAGCGTGCTGATCGCGCTGCTCACCACCGCACTCAACCTGCTCTCGCTCGGTGCGGCCTTCGGCGTGATCACGCTTGTCTTCCAACATGATTGGGCGCAGTCGCTGCTGCACTTCAACTCCACCGGGGGCATCATCTCGTGGATCCCCATCTTCCTCTTCGTGGTGCTGATGGGACTGTCGATGGACTACCACGTCTTCGTGCTGAGCAGGGTGCGTGAACATGTCAGGGCGGGCATCCCGCCTCGGCTCGCGGTCCGTCAGGGCGTGCAGGAGACTGCCGGGGTGGTGACCAGCGCCGCGGTGGTGATGATCTCCGTCTTCGCGCTCTTCGCCACGCTGTCGATGATCGAGATGAAGGAGATGGGCGTCGGCCTGTCCGTCGCGATCGCCCTGGATGCGACCGTGGTCCGGCTGATCGTGCTGCCGTCGGCGCTCGCGCTGCTCGGACGCACCGCCTGGTGGCCGGCCCGCTCGACGCCCACCGCGGAGCAGCACCAGGTGACGCCGGCGCCGCCCCCGCTGACGCCCACCCGCTGA
- a CDS encoding ABC transporter ATP-binding protein, with protein sequence MSEQTSILDKKTTGDRADVLLDAQDVKVHFPIKRGVVFDRTVGYVYAVDGMSLQINRGETYGLVGESGCGKSTFGRALLRLEEPTAGAVTFDGTDLSSLKGETLRKQRRNMQMVFQDPLSSLDPRQTVEALLLEGMRAHGLTKDKAAAHARLRELLAAVGLPEAALKKYPHEFSGGQRQRIGIARALSVDPQLIVADEPVSALDVSVQAQVINLLEDVQEQFGLTYLVIAHDLAVVRHISDRVGVMYLGALVEEADADDLYAIPLHPYTRALMSAVPIPDPQVEDRRERIILAGDLPSPAAPPSGCRFHTRCPWRQDTRCDTDRPELREVRIEGVPASHRVACHFAEQIASGELQPHSVAPTAVDPDADQPRPDVIEDGAPGADPYPDARPPGV encoded by the coding sequence ATGAGTGAACAGACGTCGATCCTCGACAAGAAGACCACCGGAGACCGCGCCGACGTGCTGCTCGACGCGCAGGACGTCAAGGTGCACTTCCCGATCAAGCGCGGTGTGGTCTTCGACCGCACGGTCGGTTACGTCTATGCCGTCGACGGCATGTCGCTGCAGATCAACCGCGGCGAGACCTACGGCCTGGTCGGCGAATCCGGTTGCGGCAAGTCGACATTCGGACGCGCTCTCCTGCGGCTCGAGGAGCCGACTGCGGGCGCGGTCACCTTCGACGGCACCGACCTGTCCAGCCTTAAGGGCGAGACCCTGCGCAAGCAACGGCGCAACATGCAGATGGTCTTCCAGGACCCGCTGTCGAGCCTGGACCCCCGGCAGACCGTGGAGGCCCTGCTGCTGGAGGGGATGCGGGCGCACGGCCTGACCAAGGACAAGGCGGCCGCGCACGCCCGCCTGCGCGAACTGCTCGCTGCCGTAGGCCTTCCCGAGGCGGCGTTGAAGAAGTATCCGCACGAGTTCTCCGGCGGCCAGCGGCAGCGCATCGGCATCGCCCGCGCGCTGTCGGTCGATCCGCAACTGATCGTCGCCGACGAGCCGGTGAGTGCACTCGACGTCTCGGTGCAGGCCCAGGTGATCAACCTGCTGGAGGACGTGCAGGAGCAGTTCGGTCTCACCTACCTGGTGATCGCGCACGACCTGGCCGTCGTACGCCACATCAGCGACCGGGTGGGCGTGATGTATCTCGGCGCACTGGTGGAGGAGGCCGACGCGGACGACCTCTACGCGATCCCGCTGCACCCCTACACGCGGGCGCTGATGTCGGCCGTGCCGATCCCCGACCCGCAGGTCGAGGACCGGCGCGAGCGCATCATCCTGGCGGGCGATCTCCCCTCCCCCGCGGCGCCGCCGAGCGGGTGCCGCTTCCACACCCGGTGCCCGTGGCGTCAGGACACCCGGTGCGACACCGACCGGCCCGAGTTGCGCGAGGTGCGCATCGAGGGCGTGCCGGCGAGCCACCGGGTGGCCTGTCACTTCGCCGAGCAGATCGCCTCGGGCGAACTCCAGCCGCACAGCGTCGCACCGACCGCCGTCGACCCCGACGCCGACCAGCCCCGTCCCGATGTCATCGAGGACGGGGCGCCCGGGGCCGATCCCTACCCGGACGCGCGACCGCCCGGCGTCTGA
- a CDS encoding ABC transporter ATP-binding protein, protein MTAAAYEPEVGGDSLLSVRDLVVEFGGKGRPTFRAVDGVSFDVKPGQTIGLVGESGCGKSVTSLAIMGLLPARGNKVAGSATFDGTDLLTLDQRELSDRRGRDIAMIFQDPLSSLNPVVPIGVQVAEVMQRHQGLKKAQAMQESRILLDRVGIPDPARRLKEYPHQLSGGMRQRALIAMALACKPRLLIADEPTTALDVTIQAQILEVLRELVVDSGTSLIMITHDLGVVAGLCDEVNVMYAGRIVESASRHEIFAHPEHPYTHGLLGSIPRLDGSREGALHAIPGSVADNIPWTAGCAFAPRCTQATEICRDQSPVLEQDPTGTPGHTLRCHHPILPGTDPQS, encoded by the coding sequence ATGACTGCTGCGGCATACGAACCGGAGGTGGGGGGTGACTCCCTGCTCTCCGTGCGCGACCTGGTCGTCGAGTTCGGCGGCAAGGGCCGGCCGACGTTCCGGGCGGTCGATGGTGTCTCGTTCGACGTCAAACCGGGCCAAACCATAGGCCTGGTGGGCGAATCCGGCTGTGGCAAGTCGGTCACCTCGCTCGCGATCATGGGTCTGCTGCCGGCGCGCGGCAACAAGGTCGCCGGCTCCGCGACGTTCGACGGGACCGACCTGCTCACCCTCGACCAGCGCGAACTGAGCGACCGGCGCGGCCGGGACATCGCGATGATCTTCCAGGACCCGCTGTCGTCGCTGAACCCCGTCGTGCCGATCGGCGTGCAGGTCGCCGAGGTCATGCAACGGCACCAGGGGCTGAAGAAGGCTCAGGCGATGCAGGAGTCGCGCATCCTGCTCGACCGGGTCGGCATCCCCGACCCGGCCCGGCGGCTGAAGGAATATCCGCACCAGCTCTCCGGCGGCATGCGGCAGCGCGCGCTGATCGCGATGGCGCTGGCCTGCAAGCCGCGGCTGCTCATCGCCGACGAACCGACGACAGCACTGGACGTCACCATCCAGGCGCAGATCCTGGAGGTGCTGCGCGAGCTCGTGGTCGACTCCGGCACGTCGCTGATCATGATCACCCACGACCTCGGCGTCGTCGCCGGACTGTGTGACGAGGTCAACGTCATGTATGCCGGGCGCATCGTCGAAAGTGCTTCTCGCCACGAGATTTTCGCCCACCCGGAGCATCCCTACACGCACGGCCTGCTGGGGTCGATCCCTCGGCTGGACGGTTCGCGTGAGGGGGCGCTGCACGCCATACCCGGGTCGGTGGCGGACAACATCCCGTGGACCGCCGGTTGCGCGTTCGCGCCGCGCTGCACGCAAGCGACGGAGATCTGCCGCGACCAGTCACCGGTGCTCGAGCAGGACCCGACTGGCACACCCGGGCACACGCTGCGCTGCCATCACCCGATCCTCCCCGGAACGGACCCCCAGTCATGA
- a CDS encoding ABC transporter permease encodes MNPMQRKKDRIDALAQQAAGVSADVPDAGKVADTGGVSLIASAWRRLRRNPVFLIGLTVTVLFVLIAIFAPLLAPHNGHTGYLLSQVTPDDPVPGGQDGFPLGADGQTGRDLLSRLILGSRQTLIVGVCATLAGLAGGIVLGTLAGAFGGWVDTVVMRLVDVMLSLPSLLLAISVATLFGRPSQWTLIVAISVVQVPIFARLLRGSMLAQRASDHVLAARALGVKRGPITFRHMLPNSLGPVLVQATLVLATSIIDAAALSFLGLGNPDDSSPEWGQMLGKAQDYFDVAPRLAFWPAACIVVVAFGFTLMGESLREALDPKSRR; translated from the coding sequence ATGAACCCCATGCAACGCAAGAAGGACCGCATCGACGCGCTCGCGCAGCAGGCCGCGGGCGTCTCGGCCGACGTGCCGGACGCCGGCAAGGTCGCCGACACCGGCGGCGTCAGCCTGATCGCGAGCGCCTGGCGCCGGTTGCGGCGCAACCCGGTCTTCCTGATCGGTCTCACCGTGACCGTGCTGTTCGTGCTGATCGCGATCTTCGCCCCGCTGCTCGCCCCGCACAACGGGCACACCGGCTACCTGCTGAGCCAGGTCACCCCGGACGACCCGGTGCCGGGCGGGCAGGACGGCTTCCCGCTCGGGGCGGACGGTCAGACCGGGCGCGACCTGCTGTCCCGGCTGATCCTCGGCTCGCGCCAGACGCTGATCGTCGGCGTCTGCGCGACGCTCGCCGGCCTCGCCGGCGGCATCGTGCTCGGCACGCTCGCGGGCGCGTTCGGCGGCTGGGTCGACACCGTCGTCATGCGACTGGTGGACGTGATGCTCTCGCTGCCGTCGCTGCTGCTCGCGATCTCGGTCGCGACTCTCTTCGGCCGGCCGTCGCAGTGGACCCTGATCGTCGCGATCAGCGTCGTGCAGGTGCCGATCTTCGCCCGGCTGCTGCGCGGCTCGATGCTCGCCCAGCGGGCGAGCGACCACGTGCTCGCGGCTCGCGCCCTCGGGGTGAAGCGCGGGCCGATCACCTTCCGGCACATGCTGCCCAACTCGCTGGGGCCGGTGCTCGTGCAGGCCACCCTGGTGCTGGCGACGTCGATCATCGACGCCGCCGCGCTGAGCTTCCTCGGGCTCGGCAACCCCGACGACTCCTCACCGGAATGGGGCCAGATGCTCGGCAAGGCGCAGGACTACTTCGACGTCGCACCGCGACTGGCCTTCTGGCCGGCCGCCTGCATCGTCGTCGTCGCGTTCGGCTTCACACTGATGGGTGAGTCGCTGCGTGAGGCCCTCGATCCCAAGAGCCGGAGGTGA
- a CDS encoding ABC transporter permease subunit — MLRYILRRLLQAVLVLFVLSLLLFAWLRSLPGGPVDAMLGERATPENRAAMRKTLGLDDPIPVQYLRFVDNAIHGNFGTSTGVQSGTDAFSLFWQRLPATVELSVFAIIIALATAIPLGYFAAKRHGGLLDTGSVVLSLIGVAVPVFFLGFVLKYFFSIEWHLLPPTGRQSPDLNATRVTNFYVLDGLLTREFDASWDAIKHLILPAIALATIPFAIIFRITRASVLDVLNEDYVRTAEAKGLSRRVIRGRHVLRNAMLPVVTTIGLQVGGLLTGAVLTETVFAFPGLGDALATAFTTRDYPVLQVLILMAALGYVIVNLLVDLAYAVIDPRVRTR, encoded by the coding sequence GTGCTGCGCTACATCCTGCGGCGACTCTTGCAGGCCGTGCTGGTCCTGTTCGTCCTGTCGCTGCTCCTCTTCGCCTGGCTGCGCTCGCTGCCCGGCGGCCCCGTCGACGCGATGCTCGGCGAGCGGGCCACCCCCGAGAACCGTGCCGCCATGCGCAAGACGCTCGGCCTCGACGACCCGATCCCGGTGCAATATCTGCGCTTCGTGGACAACGCGATCCACGGCAACTTCGGCACCTCGACCGGGGTGCAGTCCGGCACCGACGCGTTCAGCCTCTTCTGGCAGCGGCTTCCCGCGACCGTCGAGCTGTCGGTGTTCGCGATCATCATCGCGCTGGCCACCGCGATCCCCCTCGGCTACTTCGCCGCCAAGCGGCACGGCGGGCTGCTCGACACGGGGTCGGTGGTGCTGTCGCTGATCGGCGTCGCCGTGCCGGTCTTCTTCCTCGGTTTCGTGCTGAAGTACTTCTTCTCGATCGAGTGGCACCTGCTGCCGCCGACGGGCCGGCAGAGCCCCGACCTCAACGCGACGCGGGTGACCAACTTCTACGTGCTCGACGGGTTGCTGACTCGCGAGTTCGACGCCTCGTGGGATGCGATCAAGCACCTCATCCTGCCCGCGATCGCGCTGGCGACGATCCCGTTCGCGATCATCTTCCGCATCACCCGCGCGTCCGTGCTCGACGTGCTCAATGAGGACTATGTGCGCACTGCAGAGGCAAAAGGCTTGTCCCGCAGAGTGATTCGCGGCCGCCACGTGCTGCGCAACGCCATGCTCCCAGTCGTCACCACGATCGGCCTGCAGGTCGGCGGCCTGCTCACCGGCGCCGTGCTCACCGAGACGGTGTTCGCCTTCCCCGGCCTCGGTGACGCCCTCGCCACCGCGTTCACCACCCGCGACTACCCGGTGCTGCAAGTGCTGATCCTCATGGCCGCCCTCGGATATGTGATCGTCAACCTGCTGGTCGACCTTGCGTATGCCGTCATCGACCCCCGCGTTCGGACGAGGTGA
- a CDS encoding ABC transporter substrate-binding protein gives MAVTKPAAAVALVAASALTLSACASSKRSDSNASGGAKGNTNATLNFGAAGAPGTLDPFYASDGETFRVSRQMFQGLTGFKPGTAEVAPALATSWTPSSDGKTWTFKLKTGVKFHDGTPFNADAVCKNFKRMDSQNAAGQQASEYWLTNMGGYNGAKGELYQGCTAKDASTVEIKIARPTSKFPALLGLPAFSMQSPTALDKYKANDIKAQGEGFVYPAYANAHPVGTGPMKFQAYDKTNKTVTLVRNDDYAGDEKPTIAKLVFQIIPDETARKQALSAGTIDGYDLPNPVDWPALKKDDNLEIRPAFNILYLGLNSKVDPNLKDLKVRQALYYAINRDQLVKSLLPSGASVATQFMPKTVAGYNDSLQPYKYDPAKAKQLLSEAGKSGMSITLWYPTEVSRPYMPAPDKIFNAIKANWEAVGIKVTPKPLPWAGGYVTQTQNGKASAYLMGWTGDYDTPDNFLGSFFSDPKGQMTVGAYPWGATFVKDLSDADSIVDESARAAKYETINKQVMEQYLPGLPISSSPPAIVFSKKVSGVTPSPLTDEHLWTAKVDK, from the coding sequence ATGGCCGTCACCAAACCCGCGGCTGCGGTTGCGCTGGTCGCCGCTTCGGCGCTCACCCTCAGCGCCTGCGCCAGTTCCAAGCGCAGCGACAGCAACGCGTCGGGAGGCGCGAAAGGCAACACCAACGCCACGCTGAACTTCGGCGCTGCGGGAGCACCCGGCACGCTCGACCCCTTCTACGCCAGCGACGGCGAGACCTTCCGGGTCAGCCGGCAGATGTTCCAGGGCCTGACCGGGTTCAAGCCGGGCACCGCCGAGGTCGCACCTGCCCTCGCCACCAGCTGGACCCCGTCCAGTGACGGCAAGACCTGGACCTTCAAGCTGAAGACCGGCGTGAAATTCCACGACGGCACGCCGTTCAACGCCGACGCCGTCTGCAAGAACTTCAAGCGCATGGACAGCCAGAACGCCGCCGGCCAGCAGGCATCGGAGTATTGGCTGACCAACATGGGCGGCTACAACGGCGCCAAGGGCGAGCTCTACCAGGGCTGCACCGCCAAGGACGCCTCGACCGTCGAGATCAAGATCGCCCGGCCGACCTCGAAATTCCCTGCCCTGCTGGGCCTTCCGGCGTTCTCGATGCAGTCGCCCACCGCGCTCGACAAGTACAAGGCCAACGACATCAAGGCGCAGGGCGAGGGCTTCGTCTACCCCGCATACGCCAACGCCCACCCGGTCGGCACCGGCCCGATGAAGTTCCAGGCCTACGACAAGACCAACAAGACCGTCACCCTGGTGCGCAACGACGACTACGCCGGCGACGAGAAGCCGACGATCGCCAAGCTCGTCTTCCAGATCATCCCGGACGAGACCGCCCGCAAGCAGGCGCTGTCCGCGGGCACCATCGACGGTTACGACCTGCCGAACCCGGTCGACTGGCCGGCGCTGAAGAAGGACGACAACCTCGAGATCCGCCCGGCGTTCAACATCCTCTACCTGGGCCTGAACTCCAAGGTCGACCCCAACCTGAAGGACCTCAAGGTCCGCCAGGCGCTCTACTACGCGATCAACCGCGACCAGCTGGTGAAGTCGCTGCTGCCGTCCGGTGCCAGCGTCGCGACCCAGTTCATGCCGAAGACCGTTGCGGGCTATAACGATTCGCTGCAGCCCTACAAGTACGACCCGGCCAAGGCCAAGCAGCTGCTGTCCGAGGCGGGCAAGTCCGGTATGTCGATCACCCTCTGGTATCCGACCGAGGTCAGCCGCCCCTACATGCCGGCGCCCGACAAGATCTTCAACGCGATCAAGGCCAACTGGGAAGCGGTCGGCATCAAGGTCACCCCGAAGCCGCTGCCGTGGGCCGGCGGTTACGTCACCCAGACCCAGAACGGCAAGGCCTCGGCATACCTGATGGGTTGGACCGGTGACTACGACACCCCGGACAACTTCCTCGGCAGCTTCTTCTCCGACCCGAAGGGTCAGATGACCGTGGGCGCCTACCCGTGGGGCGCGACGTTCGTGAAGGACCTCTCCGACGCAGACTCCATCGTGGACGAGTCCGCGCGGGCGGCGAAGTACGAGACGATCAACAAGCAGGTCATGGAGCAGTACCTGCCGGGCCTGCCGATCTCGAGCTCCCCGCCGGCGATCGTCTTCTCCAAGAAGGTGAGCGGCGTGACGCCGAGCCCGCTCACCGACGAGCACCTGTGGACCGCCAAGGTCGACAAGTAG
- the soxR gene encoding redox-sensitive transcriptional activator SoxR, with product MDKHDSLTVGAVAERSGFAASALRYYEAQGLISAERNPGGQRRFERSVLRRLAFIRAASNVGLTLEEIRTELDMLPGGRTPTKADWQRITGHWRGRLDEQITALEKLRDGLDSCIGCGCLSLQRCSISNPGDVAGGAEPGAAFLPTLLRRPQPPR from the coding sequence ATGGACAAGCACGACTCGCTCACCGTCGGCGCCGTCGCGGAGCGCAGCGGCTTCGCGGCGTCGGCGCTGCGCTACTACGAGGCGCAGGGGCTGATCTCGGCCGAGCGCAACCCGGGCGGCCAGCGGCGCTTCGAGCGCAGTGTGCTGCGCCGGCTGGCCTTCATCCGCGCGGCGTCCAACGTCGGCCTCACCCTGGAGGAGATCCGCACCGAGCTCGACATGCTGCCCGGCGGCCGCACCCCGACCAAGGCCGACTGGCAGCGGATCACCGGGCACTGGCGCGGCCGGCTGGACGAGCAGATCACGGCGCTGGAGAAGCTGCGCGACGGACTCGACTCGTGCATCGGCTGCGGCTGCCTCTCCCTGCAGCGGTGCTCGATCTCCAACCCCGGCGACGTCGCCGGGGGCGCGGAGCCCGGGGCGGCGTTCCTGCCGACACTGCTCCGCCGGCCGCAGCCGCCGCGCTGA